One region of Mus musculus strain C57BL/6J chromosome 3, GRCm38.p6 C57BL/6J genomic DNA includes:
- the 4930503B20Rik gene encoding DnaJ domain-containing protein isoform X1, giving the protein MVNYYKVLGVPRNASSSDIKRAFHQLALQVHPDKNPGDKEAAEEKFKQVAEAYHILSDAKKRKDYDRSRWNRNKGEIRGDGHDKGETIRVNDSRDETDWEEKICSRRPRHTFQKVTEDEDLFSGDCLFSGPITGSRRASSPFFTVTPIMDTGFSTFVSHESRSYSDDPETFVPYISQGMGKFRLVTTCSKTVNGKRVVTKRVVENIRGPKKIENERLFRHNPSRGWNVVFA; this is encoded by the exons ATGGTGAACTATTACAAAGTACTAGGGGTGCCACGGAATGCGTCGTCCTCAGATATCAAGAGAGCTTTCCATCAGCTGGCTCTGCAGGTACACCCAGACAAGAACCCAGGAGACAAGGAAGCAGCTGAGGAGAAATTCAAACAAGTAGCAGAAGCCTATCACATCTTATCTGATGCCAAGAAGCGAAAGGATTACGACAGGTCCCGATGGAACCGAAACAAAGGGgaaatcagaggtgatggccatGACAAAGGGGAGACCATCAGAGTTAACGACAGCAGAGATGAAACCGATTGGGAAGAAAAAATATGCTCTCGGAGGCCACGCCACACCTTCCAGAAGGTCACTGAAGATGAAGACCTTTTCTCAGGAGACTGTTTGTTCTCAGGTCCCATTACTGGGTCCAGAAGAGCCTCTTCCCCATTCTTTACTGTCACCCCCATCATGGACACAGGATTTTCTACGTTTGTGTCCCATGAATCCAGGTCTTATTCTGATGACCCTGAAACATTTGTACCATATATAAGCCAAGGAATGGGAAAGTTCAGACTGGTCACCACTTGTAGCAAGACAGTGAATGGTAAGAGAGTTGTCACAAAGAGAGTTGTAGAGAACATTCGAGGACCAAAGAAAATAGAGAACGAACGGCTATTTCGTCACAATCCTTCACGTGGTTG GAATGTGGTGTTTGCTTAA
- the 4930503B20Rik gene encoding DnaJ domain-containing protein isoform 3 (isoform 3 is encoded by transcript variant 3) has protein sequence MVNYYKVLGVPRNASSSDIKRAFHQLALQVHPDKNPGDKEAAEEKFKQVAEAYHILSDAKKRKDYDRSRWNRNKGEIRGDGHDKGETIRVNDSRDETDWEEKICSRRPRHTFQKVTEDEDLFSGDCLFSGPITGSRRASSPFFTVTPIMDTGFSTFVSHESRSYSDDPETFVPYISQGMGKFRLVTTCSKTVNGKRVVTKRVVENIRGPKKIENERLFRHNPSRGWKLMENPCS, from the exons ATGGTGAACTATTACAAAGTACTAGGGGTGCCACGGAATGCGTCGTCCTCAGATATCAAGAGAGCTTTCCATCAGCTGGCTCTGCAGGTACACCCAGACAAGAACCCAGGAGACAAGGAAGCAGCTGAGGAGAAATTCAAACAAGTAGCAGAAGCCTATCACATCTTATCTGATGCCAAGAAGCGAAAGGATTACGACAGGTCCCGATGGAACCGAAACAAAGGGgaaatcagaggtgatggccatGACAAAGGGGAGACCATCAGAGTTAACGACAGCAGAGATGAAACCGATTGGGAAGAAAAAATATGCTCTCGGAGGCCACGCCACACCTTCCAGAAGGTCACTGAAGATGAAGACCTTTTCTCAGGAGACTGTTTGTTCTCAGGTCCCATTACTGGGTCCAGAAGAGCCTCTTCCCCATTCTTTACTGTCACCCCCATCATGGACACAGGATTTTCTACGTTTGTGTCCCATGAATCCAGGTCTTATTCTGATGACCCTGAAACATTTGTACCATATATAAGCCAAGGAATGGGAAAGTTCAGACTGGTCACCACTTGTAGCAAGACAGTGAATGGTAAGAGAGTTGTCACAAAGAGAGTTGTAGAGAACATTCGAGGACCAAAGAAAATAGAGAACGAACGGCTATTTCGTCACAATCCTTCACGTGGTTG GAAATTGATGGAAAATCCCTGCTCTTGA